From Brassica oleracea var. oleracea cultivar TO1000 chromosome C3, BOL, whole genome shotgun sequence, a single genomic window includes:
- the LOC106333973 gene encoding gamma-glutamyltranspeptidase 1-like codes for MNSRTVTIVLLLFAFLQNAAAKKRQHSIVASNAAVATDHGQCSKIGMNVLRQGGNAMDASVAVALCLGVVNPGSSGLGGGSFAVVKMASGKETAYDFREVAPLRATEDMYGGNLELKKKGPLSVAVPGEVAGLFTAWKQLGKLPWKQLVYPAEKLAAEGYMISKYLYMQMNATRDDILADKGGLSELFASNGELKKPGTIVRNPKLAFTLKQIAEHGPKVFYNGTVGVNLVNDIQKLGGIVTLKDLHNYKVKVKKPLSNDILGYRLLGMPPPSSGGSSMVLILNILSQYGIPKGVAGPLGVHRLVEALKHAFAVRMNLGDPDFVDVTKVVSDMLSPKFAQELKKKINDDKTFDPKYYGGKWNEIHDHGTSHFSIIDKERNVVAMTTTINGYFGATKLSPSTGIVLNNQMDDFSIPMKPQPDVPPPAPANFIRPGKRPLSSMSPTIVLKDGKVKAAVGASGGLYIIPGATQVFLNHFFLNMDPLSSVMAPRIFHQLIPNRISYEDWRTVYDDHFELPKETRDVLEKKGHVLTPIADGAISQLIVVESGGNSNGTSRLVAVSDPRKGGFPSGY; via the exons ATGAATT CTCGAACAGTAACGATCGTTCTTCTTCTATTCGCGTTTCTCCAAAACGCGGCGGCTAAGAAAAGACAGCACAGTATTGTTGCGTCTAACGCTGCGGTTGCGACAGACCATGGACAGTGTTCAAAAATCGGAATGAATGTTCTTCGTCAAGGAGGGAACGCGATGGATGCATCTGTGGCCGTTGCTCTCTGTTTGGGGGTTGTGAATCCAGGGTCTAGCGGTCTAGGCGGTGGATCTTTTGCAGTGGTTAAGATGGCTAGTGGTAAAGAAACTGCTTATGATTTTAGAGAGGTCGCTCCTTTACGAGCTACTGAG GATATGTATGGCGGTAATCTTGAACTAAAGAAGAAAGGACCCCTATCAGTAGCTGTCCCCGGGGAAGTCGCAGGTCTATTCACTGCTTGGAAACAACTCGGAAAGCTACCATGGAAGCAGTTAGTGTACCCCGCAGAGAAACTGGCAGCTGAAGGATACATGATTTCTAAGTATCTTTATATGCAGATGAACGCGACCAGAGATGATATTTTAGCAGACAAAGGTGGTCTCTCTGAGCTATTTGCTTCAAATGGTGAGCTCAAGAAACCAGGGACGATTGTTCGTAACCCAAAATTGGCTTTCACACTTAAGCAAATCGCTGAACATGGTCCAAAAGTGTTTTACAATGGCACGGTTGGGGTTAACCTGGTGAATGATATACAAAAGTTGGGAGGGATAGTAACTTTGAAAGATTTGCATAATTACAAAGTTAAAGTTAAAAAACCATTATCTAACGATATTCTTGGATACCGATTACTCGGTATGCCTCCTCCTTCCTCTGGTGGCTCTTCAATGGTGCTT ATTTTGAATATTCTTTCTCAATATGGAATTCCAAAGGGTGTTGCGGGACCGTTAGGTGTTCATCGACTAGTTGAGGCTCTAAAACATGCATTCGCGGTCAGAATGAACCTCGGGGATCCAGATTTCGTCGATGTTACTAAGGTTGTTTCGGATATGTTGTCTCCAAAGTTTGCACAAGAACTGAAGAAAAAGATTAACGATGACAAAACCTTTGATCCTAAATATTATGGTGGCAA ATGGAATGAGATTCATGATCACGGGACGAGCCATTTCTCAATAATAGATAAGGAGAGGAATGTTGTAGCAATGACTACTACAATAAACGGTTACTTTGGGGCAACAAAGCTGTCTCCTAGCACCGGAATCGTTCTGAATAACCAAATGGACGACTTCTCGATCCCCATGAAGCCCCAACCAGATGTGCCGCCTCCAGCACCGGCTAACTTCATCCGTCCCGGGAAACGACCTTTGTCTTCAATGTCTCCCACCATTGTACTCAAG GATGGTAAAGTGAAAGCTGCAGTTGGTGCGAGTGGAGGATTGTATATCATCCCTGGAGCAACACAAGTTTTCTTGAATCATTTTTTCCTCAACATGGATCCTCTCTCTTCTGTCATGGCTCCAAGAATCTTTCACCAG CTGATACCAAATAGAATTTCGTATGAGGATTGGAGGACGGTTTACGATGATCACTTCGAGCTTCCTAAAGAGACAAGAGACGTTTTGGAGAAGAAAGGTCATGTTCTAACGCCGATTGCTGATGGAGCAATTTCTCAGTTAATAGTTGTAGAATCCGGTGGAAATTCAAACGGAACGAGTAGGCTTGTAGCAGTTAGTGATCCAAGAAAAGGAGGGTTCCCCTCAGGATATTAA